The DNA region GTGGGGCTGGCCGATCAGCCCGACTGCCATGAAGGAGGCGCAGCGCGGGGCCCGGTCCCTAGGCGTGATCGCCAAATCCCGAAGCCGGGAGCGCGTCCCGACCCTGCCCGAGCTGGACCGGCTGATGGCGCATTTCGGGGACGTGCTGCGACGTCGGTCGAACTCGCTGCCCATGCAGCGGATCGTCGCCTTCGCGTTGTTCTCGACCCGCAGGCAGGAGGAGATCCTACGCATCGCCTGGGCAGATCTGGACGAGGCCCATAGCAAGGTGCTCGTTCGCGACATGAAGCACCCGGGCCAGAAGGTCGGCAATGACCAGTGGTGCGAACTGCCGCCGGAGGCCCTAGCCATCGCGCTCGCCATGCCGCGGATCTCGGACCGCATCTTCCCGTTCAACACCGACGCGGTATCGACCTCGTTCACCCGGGCGTGCGCCTTCCTAGGCATTGAGGATCTGCACTTCCACGACATGCGCCATGCCGGCGTGTCACGCCTTTTCGAGATGGGGCGCACGCTCCCGCAGGCGGCCGCTGTGTCGGGTCATCGGTCGTGGCAAAGCCTCCAGCGCTACACCCATATCAGCCAGAAGGGCGATCGGATGGCCAGCTGGCCTTGGCTGAAGGTTGTTACGGAGCCGGAGCCTTAATCCCCCTCCCCACCCGGATCTCCAGCAAGCGCTCTCTCAGTCGCGTTCAAGATTTCTCTGAGGATGAGCTGGAAGGACCGTTCTGTCGGTTCCTCGTTCTCAAGGGCGATCTTGGCGAAGGTTCTGATCGCCGTGAGGGCGACGTAGGGGTCTAGGGCAGGTTCGGGTCTGTCGGGCATGGGAAGCGTCCTCGGCTTGGCGAGGGGCGGAGCTTACCTCAGATCAGTCCGGCTTGGGCTTGGTGCGCTCGCGGGCGGAAGATGGTTTGCGAGGGGTGCGGAGCCGACGGGCGATCAGTCCTTGAACCGAACGCCCCTGCCGCCGAGCCGCATGTCGCCCGGCTCAAGGATCACGACGCCGCCACGGTCGAACGCCTCTTGGATCGCCTTGAGCGTGTCAAGCTTCGGGTTCGTCGCTCCGCGCTCAATGTCCTTGATCGCGCCGAGAGAGACCTTGCTCTCCGACGCAAGGCGCTCGGCATTCCAGCCTAGAAGGGCCCGAGCGGCCTTAATGGTGTCGCGATCAATCACGCCAGCCGGATAGACGGTCGCGGCCACTTTTTCGAGTCCTGCGGGCAACTTTTCGTCCCTTGCGGTTGACGTGCCCTTCGGTAGACTATAAGTTCCCTTCTGTCAACGAAACGACTTTTGGAAGGCACCTAAGCGATGGTCAGCTTTCAGATTGCGCGGCCCGATCGGGCCATTGTTTCTGCCATCGTGGAGCGTGCCGCGAGGCTCGCCCTCATTGAGGGACAGGAGGAGCGGATCGGCTCGGAGATGGACCTGATCGCTACGCATGCGAACGGCAACCCGCTGCGCCTTGCTGACTTGCTGGCCGCGGACGACTTCAACTTCCGACACGATTTTATCGGCATCGCGAACTGTCTGGATCGAACAACCGGCAAGCTGCTGCGCAACTTCGTGCCTCGGTTCTCGGCTCGCGTTTCGGAGGCCGCGTGATGGCTCGCGCGACGCCTTGGATCCTGGCTCACGCTGATCTCGCCGACGAGATGTTCAGTATGCCGATGCGCGGGCGACTTGAGGCCATTCGCGACCGGTTGGCTGCGCACGGCTACGACCTCAAGCTCGACATCGGGAAGCGAACCACGAAGGCGACCGTCACCAGCAAGACGCTTCGGTCCAAGTCCACCTACCCGAGCGTCACCGACTTCGTCGCGTTCGAAGAGCGCCGACTGGCCGCCATGGACGAGCGCGCTGCCTAACCTTTCTGCGCAAATAGGAGAGACGCGATGGCCATCTGGTCGCCGAGGAACGGTCTAGACAACCGGCGCCCTGATCTCGCGCACTGCCGAGCCGTCGTCTACCCGAAGGAGACCTATGGCTGGCTCCACGGCTATCAGTGCCCACGAAAGGCGATCGTCTTTCGGTGTGTTGAGGGCCACGAGGGCGAGCTTGGGTTCTGCCGCCAGCACGACCCCGAGGCGGTCAGGGCTCGCAATAAAGCCCGCCAAGACCGGGTGGAGGCAGAGTGGGCTAGGGCTCGCGCAAAGGACGAACGCGAGCGCCAAACTCGTGATGCTCAGGCGGCGGCCAAGGCAGCCCTTGAGAGCATTGCCGCTGGGCACAACGACCCACGCACGCTCGCGGTCGAAGTGCTCGCGATGTTCCCCGCCTAACCCAAGGATCTAAACGCCATGGCCGAGAGGAAGGCGCACCATGCCCGTTAAAATGACCGGCGCTCAGTTCAAGGCGTTCTTGGCTACTGAGTGGGGGCCTGACGCCTACTGGGAGGACACCGAAATTCTGAAGAACGGCGAGGAGGTGGATGAGGGACGCGACAGCGATCCGACCTACTACGCCGACACCGACACGGTGACGATCCTTGGCGGCACGATCATCCCGGACCAAAGCCAGCCGCCAAGCCTCATTGAGTACGTGGATGCGGTCAAGTTTGCCCGCAAGTGGCTCAAGGCCCAGTCCACCGTGACGCTCGTCGTCGAAGTGCCGCGCGAGCATGCCGAATGGTTCGCATCCGGCATCAAGGGCATGGGCGTGAACAAGGAGTTCGCCAAGATCGTGGAGAGGATCGGATGATGCCTGACGCCCTCTCCCTTTCCCGATCAGATCTTCCAGAGGAGATCGCTACGGCGATTGAGGAGCTGATCGACGCCGAGCACGACCAATTTCGCAAGGGTGCATCGAACGCGAGCGCTTGGTGCGAACAGGCGAAGGTTTGCAACCAAGCGAGAGAAGCCCTCACCGCCGCGATCCTCTCCCGGCTGGGAGAAGCAGAGGTTCGGCGGGAGGAAGCCGAGGACGCGCCCTCCGGGCCGGGCTCTAGCCCTTCGGGTCCTGCTCCTACGGATCAGGAGCCTTCGGCCTACGATCCCTCGCGCGACCAGTGCGAAATGGACTGGCCGTTGCGGGCCCGTGTTTGGACGCGCACATCGGTCGAGCCCCATGAAAAGGTGTTGGAGATCGTCGGCTCAATCAACGACACATTCATGGCGTGCCGCCACACGCAGAGCCTCGCTATCGCTGATGCCGATGTACCTGGCTTACCAGAGCGGTACGTGTGCCGTTGTGATTGGCAGGCCGTAGGTCCCGGTGAGATCATTGATGATCTCCGGCAAGCGCTGGAAGACATCAGAGACTTCCCAGATCAGAAAGATCCTGTCGACACTGGCGAGCACAGGCGCCGACTCGCCGAGATGGCGCTTGATGGCCTCGACGCGGCTATTCGGCTCAACGCGGAAGCGCAAGAGACCGAAGCCCAGAGGGCCGAGACCTTGGGCTCGGCTTGCGAGGGCTCGGTGGCCGAAGGCCATGCGCCCGCCCTCACCGAAGCCGGACGCCTCGCGATCAAGGACGCGTAGAGGAGGAGAGGATGAACCAAGACCCGCCACACATCCGCGCCCGGCTCGCGACGCCGGTCATCACTGACGCGCAGATCGAGGCCGGAACGCCGGCACAGTGCGTTCACTGCGGCTGCCGCCAGAGCATCGCGCAGCTTCGGTCGCGCTGGCCGGGCTCAATCTCGTGCTGCCCCGAACGGGCAATGCGAGCCCGGCCCGCCCAGGATCTCCGTCTGGCAGCGGGTTGAGAGAAGGGGTGGCGATGGCACGCAACACATACAACCCTGCCGGCCTCGACTCAGAGACGAGGGCCTACCACCAGCGCCTGTTCCGGCAGGCTGACATCCTCAAGGAGATGCCGCTGCATCTGCTGCGCGGCCTCTGGGACCAGTACGACGGCTGCAACGACCCAGAGGGGTTTGAGGGCGAGGCGATCCACCTCGCGTTGAATATGGTAGGGGACGGGTCCTATTGCGCGGTGTGACCTGACATGCCTGACGACCACGACGCGATCACCGAAGCCGCCGACGCCCTGATCGCCTACGGCTACAAGGTCGAGCCGGTCGGTGATGATTTCGCGCTCTGGGTCGTGAACGGCAAAGGGATGAACGACAGCGACCTTTTGGCCTTGGCTATCCGGCTGGGCCTGATGGACTCGTCGGCGCCGCGGTTGCAGTGACGGGCCCATGCCCGAGCAGCCGATCTCGCAAACCCACGTCACCGCCCTGCGCGCCTGTGCCTTCCACTCAGGCAACGGCATGCGGCACGGGGCGCACAAGCGATCCATGCAGGCTCTAGCCGTCCTCGGCTATGTCGAGGAGCGGACACGGATTGGGCAGCGAGAGCCACGGTGGTTTCTGACGCCGGCCGGGCGGGACCTGCTGGAGGTGTTGGGGAGCGGTGAGGACGGCAGTCCGTGACCTTCACCTGGCGCCGCACCTTCCCAGGCACGCACCACGACTTCGTAGCCGAGGAAGCCGGCCAGCACGTCGGCCGCATCCGCCGGATGGACGGCGGCCCGCAGAACGGCACGTGGACTTGGAGTTGCACCGGCTGCCAGCGCGGGCATGAGGCCGAAGGCGTGCGGCCGCTGAACGGCATGGCCGACACCCGAGACGAGGCGATCGAGGCGCTGGCTGCCGCGTGGGCTAGGGCGAAGGCGTGGAGCGCGCGGACCGGGTTGCCGCTGGTGCCGGGCTGCTTCTAGCCCGGCTACGCCAACGAGCACACCGTGAGATCAAGCTCTGAGCTACCGCGAGGCGTTCGATCTTGATGCGCTGATCGAGAAAGCCGGCCGCGCAAGGGGAAATCGCGTAATTCCCACTGTCCACAGGCGTCCTGTGCACATCGGTGCTTCCGGGGCACAACCGGTGGATATCGTCCCTCCGCGGCCCGGCGCACGTCGACTTGAGGCCGGCGAGCAGGGATGCTGCCTGTCTCGAAACGAGAAAGCCGCCCCGACGCGAGTCGAAGCGGCTTTCCGTTGAGAGGTCGGCCAGGGACGCGACCACCTCGGGCAACCGGATCTAAGCGCTGATCCGGAGGATGAGTCTAGTCCCTGACCGGCGTCATCAACACGCAGTCAGGACGCGTACTTAACGTGCAACAGCACCTCGAACTCATCCCCCACCAGACGGCCGGCGGCCTCGTCTGCCAGCGCCCCAGCGACGGCTACATCAACGCCACGGCGATGTGCCAAGCGACCGGGAAGCGGTGGAACCACTATGCATCCAACGAGGGCACGAAGGCCTTCATCGCGGCGCTCGCGGCCGATACCGGAATTCCGGCCGCGGTGTTAGTTCAGTCACTTAGCGGCGGAACGCCCGAGCTGCAGGGCACCTGGGTGCACCCGCAGGTCGCCATCAACTTGGCCACTTGGTGCTCGCCGATCTTCGCGGTGCAGGTGAGCAAGTGGGTGCATGACTGGATGCGCGGTCACTCCGCGGTCCGGCCGGCGCTGCCCTACCATCTGCGACGCCACCTGGCGAACCATCCGAACGTGCCGGCTGGGCACTTCTCCATCTTGGTCGAGATGACGATCCTGCTGATCGCCCCGATGGAGGACATGGGCTACACGCTGCCTGAGCACCTGCTGCCGGACATCTCGCAGGGCCTCATGTTCTGCAAGTGGCTCCGCGAGGAGTGGGGCATCGACACGGACGCGCTGCCCAAGTACCGGCACGACTTCGAGGATGGCCGCGTCGTGTGGCCCAAGGCCTACCCGGACGACATGCTCGCGGAGTTCCGTCGGCACTTCTGGACGGCGTGGCTCCCGCTCAAGTCCGAGGCCTACTTCGCCGGCCGCGACAGCCGGGCTCTGGAGTACCTGCCGCGGCTGCTTGCGAAGGCTGCGGCCGCCGGGCTGCACGCCCCCGCGAAGCGCCTGCCGCCGCGGCCGATCCCGAAGAAGATGCGTCAGGCGTAGCGCCCGTGTCGCCCGGCGTCCGCGAGGGTGCCGGGCTACTTCTGATCGTCTCAGACTTCATCAAGAGGAACATCGAATGATCGTCTACGGCCAGGGCGCCCAGGAACTCGGCATTGCCGGGTCTCTCCTCGCTGCGCATCTCGGGGAGCTGCTCATCAGCAAGGGCGTCATCACGAAGGCCGACGCCGCGGCCATCGTCGCGGCCGCGAGAGCGGACGCCACCGCACAGCCCACCGTCTCCGGCGCGAACGCGGCCAGGATCATCGACGAGGTCGGTCAGCAGTGGGACCAGGCGAAGTAGCCTGAAAACGAAAAAGCCCCGCGCGGCGGTGCCGGCGGGGCTGAAGTGGCGGCGGCCGTCCAAGCTGCCGGTCGCGGTGCAATAGCAGGCCGTCGGGCACGAAAAAACCGCCGCGGCCGGAGCCGGGCGGTTCAAGGTGATCGTCAGGGAATGTGCGCCGTCTACGCGCGGACGGGCTGGCGGTTCCGGTCAGATCCGCGGCTCCCGGTCGAGCCAAGGCCGCAGCTTCTCCACCAGCCAGCGCAAGTCCGGCTGCGTCAGCGCCAGGATCAGCACGAGGCCCAGCGCGACGACCCACTTGCTGCCGAGCAGGATGCGCTCCTTCGGCGGCACGCCCTCGCCGAACAGGTTGGGCGCGCTCACCATCAACATGAAGCCGACGCCGGACAGGGCGATGAAGTAGTAGTTCACCGCGTTGTTGACGACGAAGTTCTGGAAGCCGCCGAGGCGCCAGAGCAGGCCGAACACGCCGGATCCGACCGAGCCGAGCGCCAGGAGGTAGACGCCCCAGACGCCGCGGCTCGACGGGCTCGGCCAGGGGCGCTCCGCGGCGGCCCGCATGGCGTTCGGCATGTAGGTGACGAGCGCGATCGCGGCGGCCGCGAGCACGAAGATCCGCACGCTCTCGCCGAGATCGTCGGCCTGCGACGCGCGCGCGACCATCGCGAAGCCGATCGTCAGCAGGACGGAGAGCCAGAAAAACCGGCTGAACAGGACGTCCCTAATCCACGGCATCGTGCGCTCTGTCCATTTTCCTGAGCATCCCGGCCATCGACGCCTGGATGCGGGTCTCGGCCG from Methylobacterium sp. NMS14P includes:
- a CDS encoding tyrosine-type recombinase/integrase yields the protein MGTIIERRRANGSTGYSARIVVQRAGVVHRETQTFDRRAAATAWIKRRERELSEPGALDRKKADDPTLGEAIDRYIRESRKAIGRTKAQVLNAIKAFPIAERPCSEVTNAEIAAFMQELSEGRTPATVGNYVSHLSAVMNTARDLWGWPISPTAMKEAQRGARSLGVIAKSRSRERVPTLPELDRLMAHFGDVLRRRSNSLPMQRIVAFALFSTRRQEEILRIAWADLDEAHSKVLVRDMKHPGQKVGNDQWCELPPEALAIALAMPRISDRIFPFNTDAVSTSFTRACAFLGIEDLHFHDMRHAGVSRLFEMGRTLPQAAAVSGHRSWQSLQRYTHISQKGDRMASWPWLKVVTEPEP
- a CDS encoding DUF6874 family protein, which encodes MVSFQIARPDRAIVSAIVERAARLALIEGQEERIGSEMDLIATHANGNPLRLADLLAADDFNFRHDFIGIANCLDRTTGKLLRNFVPRFSARVSEAA
- a CDS encoding KilA-N domain-containing protein; translation: MQQHLELIPHQTAGGLVCQRPSDGYINATAMCQATGKRWNHYASNEGTKAFIAALAADTGIPAAVLVQSLSGGTPELQGTWVHPQVAINLATWCSPIFAVQVSKWVHDWMRGHSAVRPALPYHLRRHLANHPNVPAGHFSILVEMTILLIAPMEDMGYTLPEHLLPDISQGLMFCKWLREEWGIDTDALPKYRHDFEDGRVVWPKAYPDDMLAEFRRHFWTAWLPLKSEAYFAGRDSRALEYLPRLLAKAAAAGLHAPAKRLPPRPIPKKMRQA
- a CDS encoding helix-turn-helix domain-containing protein: MAATVYPAGVIDRDTIKAARALLGWNAERLASESKVSLGAIKDIERGATNPKLDTLKAIQEAFDRGGVVILEPGDMRLGGRGVRFKD